The genomic DNA ACGTCAAGGCCAATGCCGCGGCCCGGCGGCAGCCCCGCTCGGCAGCCGAGCTTCGCGATGAGCTGCATGGATATCTACGTCGTCGCCAGCGACAGCCAGCGATCCTGGTCCGCTTCTTCGATCACCCGACGACTCGCTATGCCGCCGCCTCATAATCACACCATTTGCCTGCCCTGGTGATAACTCATTCTCATTCCCGCCCTCAGCCAGCCAGGTGGTAGCAAAGGCGTGCCGGAGCTGATGCGGGTGCATTCCGGCAGCCCGGCAACCCGGGCTCGATGGTGGACGACCTGGTAGATGCCCGAAGGAGTCACGCGTCCGTTGCGGCCGACCCAGAGCTCCGGCAGGTGGGCCAATCGATGCCCTTCTCGGACCCGGAGGTAGCGGTCGAGCGCCTGGGCGGTCTTGCGGCCGATCGGCAGCGCCCGAGGGCGGCGGCCCTTGCCCAGCACCCAGACGATCCGCTGATCCAGGTCCACGTCATCCACAGTCATGCCGACGCACTCGGCGCGGCGCATCCCGGTGTCCACCAGCAGCAGGATGATTGCCGTGTCCCGGCGGCTGGTGAAGTCCCGCCCCTCGCAGGTCTTGAGCAGCCGAGCCAGGTGCTCCGGCCTAACCACCCCCA from Actinomycetota bacterium includes the following:
- a CDS encoding tyrosine-type recombinase/integrase, which produces MRARCRQPNRLLASYCQAHGQPLLVGEIRRDHIQGFIADQLARWKPATAHNRYRGLHAFFKWAVAEGDLKINPMEGMKPPQLPEQPVGVVRPEHLARLLKTCEGRDFTSRRDTAIILLLVDTGMRRAECVGMTVDDVDLDQRIVWVLGKGRRPRALPIGRKTAQALDRYLRVREGHRLAHLPELWVGRNGRVTPSGIYQVVHHRARVAGLPECTRISSGTPLLPPGWLRAGMRMSYHQGRQMV